DNA sequence from the Sphaeramia orbicularis chromosome 13, fSphaOr1.1, whole genome shotgun sequence genome:
TCATGTCATATGACCGATACTTGGCCATCTGTTATCCTTTACATTATAACACACGTATGACGTCTCATAAGGTTTTCCTCCTCGTTGCCCTGTCGTGGTTATACTCATTCATTACAATGATTATCCTCATATCATTATCTGCTCCTTTACAGCTGTGTGGAAACATTATTCATAAAGTCTACTGTCATAATTATTCTATAGTTAAACTGGCCTGTTCTGACACCACAGTCAATAACATCTATGGACTCATCCTAACTGTTTTGGTTATTCTTGATCCCCTTTTTTTCATCCTCTACTCCTACATGAggatccttaaagtgtgtttttctggatctaaacagaccagacataaAGCTGTCAGTACCTGTACACCCCACCTGGCTTCAGTCATTAACTTTGCTTTTGGTTGTTTCTTTGAGGTCGTTCAGAGCAGGTTTAATTTGGATAATGTGCCCAATATGTTGAGGATATTTTTGTCGACATACTGGCTCACATGTCAGccactatttaaccctttaatgtatGGACTGAACATGTCTAAGATCCGTATAATGTGTAAAAATCTCTTTTCATTCAGAATAAGATAGAACAAAGAAAAGTGAAAGGATAGTGACTGTTGTTAGTGATGGTACTGATCCAGACCAGAGCCAGAGTCTGTTCCTCATTTGCTTCTTTTACAATTCTTGAGCTGAATTAACCTGTTATATCATTACGTTtggttttgtaatgtacatatgaGTTTATATATGGATTCTGCAGgtccactatatggacagaagtagtagtagtggacccgttgaatccaggtgtttcttttctaacagggtctgggatacaaaacaataatgactcatgtcagaatatagttttatattatgggatagatatcagtgctttggtttgtttgggttcaattgttatctttgtttataaaatgactcagagatggtttggactgaatttctgtCAACACTgaatttggttttggtttttcatccatgactataattttaaatctctcattaaactttaaggaaatattgatgtttataaactatgtggacaaaagtattgggacacatcatgtctacagctgtaaaatgtcctgttcatgaggatctgagattaaaacagcaatatttccttaaagtttaatgagatatTTTTCTTCCTCAATGAGATGTGAtggaagtagatggttagatgttggtagaaaattattatttacagtcagagcaggaaaatattttagaaatttagaggaagaacatttaaaatcagagtcacggataaaaaaaataaataaataaaaaatcattgtTGAAAGAAAtttagtccaaaccatctgtgagtcattttggaaacaaagataataatttaagtCAAACTAAtcactgcaataatatttatcccattatctgtgtgtgtgtgtgtgt
Encoded proteins:
- the LOC115431185 gene encoding olfactory receptor 142-like encodes the protein MKNYSQVSYFNLTAYFDTGTLKYMYFILVLSLYLSVIAVNVLLIVLICVNRSLHEPMYLFLCSLFVNELYGSTGLFPLLLFQILKDIHTISASFCFLQIACGYCYATVECSTLAVMSYDRYLAICYPLHYNTRMTSHKVFLLVALSWLYSFITMIILISLSAPLQLCGNIIHKVYCHNYSIVKLACSDTTVNNIYGLILTVLVILDPLFFILYSYMRILKVCFSGSKQTRHKAVSTCTPHLASVINFAFGCFFEVVQSRFNLDNVPNMLRIFLSTYWLTCQPLFNPLMYGLNMSKIRIMCKNLFSFRIR